A single Meles meles chromosome 20, mMelMel3.1 paternal haplotype, whole genome shotgun sequence DNA region contains:
- the ADAMTS10 gene encoding A disintegrin and metalloproteinase with thrombospondin motifs 10 isoform X3, whose translation MAPAYQILRWALTLGLGLTFEVIHAFQSQDEFLSSLESYEIAFPTRVDHNGALLAFSPPTPRRQRRGTGPAPESRLYYKVAAPSTHFLLNLTRSPRLLAGHVSVEYWTREGLAWQRAARPHCLYAGHLQGQAGSSHVAISTCGGLHGLIAADEEEYLIEPLQGGPKGTQGPEDSGPHVVYKRSSLRHPHLDTACGVRDEKPWKGRPWWLRTLKPPPARPLGNETERGQPGLKRSVSRERYVETLVVADKMMVAYHGRRDVEQYVLAIMNIVAKLFQDSSLGNIVNILVTRLILLTEDQPTLEITHHAGKSLDSFCKWQKSIVNRSGHGNAIPENGVANHDTAVLITRYDICIYRNKPCGTLGLAPVGGMCERERSCSINEDIGLATAFTIAHEIGHTFGMNHDGVGNSCGARGQDPAKLMAAHITMKTNPFVWSSCSRDYITSFLDSGLGLCLNNRPPRQDFVYPTVAPGQAYDADEQCRFQHGVKSRQCKYGEVCSELWCLSKSNRCITNSIPAAEGTLCQTHTIDKGWCYKRVCVPFGSRPEGVDGAWGPWTPWGDCSRTCGGGVSSSSRHCDSPRPTIGGKYCLGERRRHRSCNTDDCPPGSQDFREMQCSEFDSIPFRGKFYTWKTYRGGGVKACSLTCLAEGFNFYTERAAAVVDGTPCRPDTVDICVSGECKHVGCDRVLGSDLREDKCRVCGGDGSACETIEGVFSPASPAAGYEEVVWIPKGSVHIFIQDLNLSLSHLALKGDQESLLLEGLPGTPQPHRLPLAGTTFQLRQGPDQTQSLEALGPINASLIVMVLARTELAALRYRFNAPIARDALPPYSWHYAPWTKCSAQCAGARCRPWSAAISWTARRWPPTIAAPTANSPRGSAPATRSLARQTGL comes from the exons ATGGCTCCTGCCTACCAGATCCTCCGCTGGGCCCTTACCCTGGGGCTGGGCCTCACATTCGAAGTCATACACGCCTTCCAGTCTCAAG ATGAGTTCCTGTCCAGTCTGGAGAGCTATGAGATCGCCTTCCCCACGCGAGTGGACCACAATGGGGCCCTACTGGCCTTCTCGCCCCCCACGCCCCGGAGGCAGCGTCGGGGCACAGGGCCAGCCCCAGAGTCCCGCCTCTACTACAAGGTGGCCGCACCCAGCACCCACTTCCTGCTGAACCTGACCCGCAGCCCCCGCCTTCTAGCAGGGCACGTCTCCGTGGAGTACTGGACACGGGAGGGCCTGGCCTGGCagagggctgcccggccccactGCCTCTACGCCGGCCACCTGCAGGGCCAGGCTGGCAGCTCTCATGTGGCCATCAGCACCTGCGGGGGCCTG catggCCTGATTGCGGCAGATGAAGAAGAATATCTGATCGAACCCCTGCAAGGTGGCCCCAAGGGGACCCAGGGCCCAGAGGACAGTGGCCCCCATGTGGTGTACAAGCGCTCCTCTCTGCGTCACCCCCACCTGGACACAGCCTGTGGAGTGAGAG ATGAGAAGCCATGGAAGGGGAGGCCATGGTGGCTCCGTACCCTGAAGCCGCCCCCCGCCAGGCCCCTGGGGAATGAGACCGAGCGTGGCCAGCCAGGCCTGAAGCGCTCCGTCAGCCGCGAGCGCTACGTGGAGACCCTGGTGGTGGCTGACAAGATGATGGTGGCCTACCATGGGCGCCGAGACGTGGAACAGTACGTGCTGGCCATCATGAACATT GTTGCCAAACTTTTCCAGGACTCAAGTCTGGGAAACATCGTTAATATCCTGGTGACACGTCTCATCCTGCTCACCGAGGACCAG CCCACCCTGGAGATCACCCACCATGCCGGGAAGTCCCTGGACAGCTTCTGTAAGTGGCAGAAATCCATCGTGAACCGCAGCGGCCACGGTAACGCCATTCCGGAGAACGGTGTGGCCAACCACGACACAGCAGTGCTCATCACGCG CTATGACATCTGTATCTACAGGAACAAACCCTGTGGCACTCTAG GCCTGGCCCCCGTGGGCGGCATGTGCGAGCGCGAGAGGAGCTGCAGCATCAACGAGGACATCGGTCTGGCCACCGCCTTCACCATCGCCCACGAGATCGGACACAC GTTTGGCATGAACCACGACGGTGTAGGGAACAGCTGTGGGGCCCGTGGCCAGGACCCGGCCAAGCTCATGGCTGCCCACATCACCATGAAGACCAACCCTTTTGTGTGGTCGTCCTGCAGCCGCGACTACATCACCAGCTTTCTGGA CTCAGGCCTGGGGCTGTGCCTGAACAACCGGCCCCCCAGACAGGACTTCGTGTACCCCACGGTGGCACCCGGCCAGGCCTATGACGCAGACGAACAGTGCCGCTTCCAACATGGAGTCAAATCGCGTCAGTGTAAATACGGG GAGGTCTGCAGCGAGCTGTGGTGTCTGAGCAAGAGCAACCGGTGCATCACCAACAGCATACCGGCCGCCGAGGGCACGCTGTGCCAGACGCACACCATCGACAAGGGG TGGTGCTACAAGCGCGTGTGCGTCCCCTTCGGGTCGCGGCCGGAGGGCGTGGACGGGGCCTGGGGCCCGTGGACCCCGTGGGGCGACTGCAGCCGGACGTGCGGCGGCGGCGTGTCCTCCTCCAGCCGTCACTGCGACAGCCCCAG GCCAACAATCGGGGGCAAGTACTGCCTGGGTGAGAGACGGCGGCACCGCTCCTGCAACACCGAC gactGTCCCCCGGGCTCCCAGGACTTCCGGGAAATGCAGTGCTCTGAATTTGACAGCATCCCTTTCCGTGGAAAATTCTACACGTGGAAGACATACCGAGGAG GGGGCGTGAAGGCCTGCTCACTCACATGCCTGGCCGAAGGCTTCAACTTCTACACGGAGAGAGCGGCGGCCGTGGTGGACGGGACGCCCTGTCGCCCTGACACAGTGGACATTTGCGTCAGCGGCGAGTGCAAG cacgTGGGCTGCGACCGGGTCCTGGGTTCCGACCTGAGGGAGGACAAGTGTCGGGTTTGCGGTGGTGACGGCAGTGCCTGTGAAACCATTGAGGGGGTCTTCAGCCCAGCCTCGCCTGCAGCTG GGTATGAGGAAGTCGTCTGGATCCCCAAAGGCTCCGTCCACATCTTCATCCAGGACCTGAACCTCTCCCTCAGTCACCTGG CCCTGAAGGGGGACCAGGAATCCCTGCTGCTGGAGGGGCTGCCTGGGACCCCCCAGCCCCACCGCTTGCCCCTGGCTGGGACCACCTTTCAGCTGCGACAGGGGCCGGATCAGACGCAGAGCCTAGAAGCCTTGGGACCCATAAACGCATCCCTCATCGTCATG gtACTGGCCCGGACAGAGCTGGCTGCCCTCCGCTACCGCTTCAACGCGCCCATCGCCCGAGATGCGCTGCCTCCCTACTCCTGGCACTATGCGCCCTGGACCAAGTGCTCGGCCCAGTGTGCCGGCG CCAGGTGCAGGCCGTGGAGTGCCGCAATCAGCTGGACAGCTCGGCGGTGGCCCCCCACCATTGCAGCGCCCACAGCAAACTCCCCAAGAGGCAGCGCGCCTGCAACACGGAGCCTTGCCCGCCAGA ctgggTTGTAG
- the ADAMTS10 gene encoding A disintegrin and metalloproteinase with thrombospondin motifs 10 isoform X1: MAPAYQILRWALTLGLGLTFEVIHAFQSQDEFLSSLESYEIAFPTRVDHNGALLAFSPPTPRRQRRGTGPAPESRLYYKVAAPSTHFLLNLTRSPRLLAGHVSVEYWTREGLAWQRAARPHCLYAGHLQGQAGSSHVAISTCGGLHGLIAADEEEYLIEPLQGGPKGTQGPEDSGPHVVYKRSSLRHPHLDTACGVRDEKPWKGRPWWLRTLKPPPARPLGNETERGQPGLKRSVSRERYVETLVVADKMMVAYHGRRDVEQYVLAIMNIVAKLFQDSSLGNIVNILVTRLILLTEDQPTLEITHHAGKSLDSFCKWQKSIVNRSGHGNAIPENGVANHDTAVLITRYDICIYRNKPCGTLGLAPVGGMCERERSCSINEDIGLATAFTIAHEIGHTFGMNHDGVGNSCGARGQDPAKLMAAHITMKTNPFVWSSCSRDYITSFLDSGLGLCLNNRPPRQDFVYPTVAPGQAYDADEQCRFQHGVKSRQCKYGEVCSELWCLSKSNRCITNSIPAAEGTLCQTHTIDKGWCYKRVCVPFGSRPEGVDGAWGPWTPWGDCSRTCGGGVSSSSRHCDSPRPTIGGKYCLGERRRHRSCNTDDCPPGSQDFREMQCSEFDSIPFRGKFYTWKTYRGGGVKACSLTCLAEGFNFYTERAAAVVDGTPCRPDTVDICVSGECKHVGCDRVLGSDLREDKCRVCGGDGSACETIEGVFSPASPAAGYEEVVWIPKGSVHIFIQDLNLSLSHLALKGDQESLLLEGLPGTPQPHRLPLAGTTFQLRQGPDQTQSLEALGPINASLIVMVLARTELAALRYRFNAPIARDALPPYSWHYAPWTKCSAQCAGGSQVQAVECRNQLDSSAVAPHHCSAHSKLPKRQRACNTEPCPPDWVVGNWSRCSRSCDAGVRSRSVVCQRRVSAAEEKALDDSACPQPRPPVLEACQGPACPPEWAALDWSECTPSCGPGLRHRVVLCKSSDHRSTLPPAHCPPAAKPPATMRCNLRRCPPARWVTGEWGECSAQCGIGQQQRAVRCSSHTGQPSRECAEALRPASTQQCEAKCDSAPPGDGPEECKDVNKVAYCPLVLKFQFCSRVYFRQMCCKTCHGR, encoded by the exons ATGGCTCCTGCCTACCAGATCCTCCGCTGGGCCCTTACCCTGGGGCTGGGCCTCACATTCGAAGTCATACACGCCTTCCAGTCTCAAG ATGAGTTCCTGTCCAGTCTGGAGAGCTATGAGATCGCCTTCCCCACGCGAGTGGACCACAATGGGGCCCTACTGGCCTTCTCGCCCCCCACGCCCCGGAGGCAGCGTCGGGGCACAGGGCCAGCCCCAGAGTCCCGCCTCTACTACAAGGTGGCCGCACCCAGCACCCACTTCCTGCTGAACCTGACCCGCAGCCCCCGCCTTCTAGCAGGGCACGTCTCCGTGGAGTACTGGACACGGGAGGGCCTGGCCTGGCagagggctgcccggccccactGCCTCTACGCCGGCCACCTGCAGGGCCAGGCTGGCAGCTCTCATGTGGCCATCAGCACCTGCGGGGGCCTG catggCCTGATTGCGGCAGATGAAGAAGAATATCTGATCGAACCCCTGCAAGGTGGCCCCAAGGGGACCCAGGGCCCAGAGGACAGTGGCCCCCATGTGGTGTACAAGCGCTCCTCTCTGCGTCACCCCCACCTGGACACAGCCTGTGGAGTGAGAG ATGAGAAGCCATGGAAGGGGAGGCCATGGTGGCTCCGTACCCTGAAGCCGCCCCCCGCCAGGCCCCTGGGGAATGAGACCGAGCGTGGCCAGCCAGGCCTGAAGCGCTCCGTCAGCCGCGAGCGCTACGTGGAGACCCTGGTGGTGGCTGACAAGATGATGGTGGCCTACCATGGGCGCCGAGACGTGGAACAGTACGTGCTGGCCATCATGAACATT GTTGCCAAACTTTTCCAGGACTCAAGTCTGGGAAACATCGTTAATATCCTGGTGACACGTCTCATCCTGCTCACCGAGGACCAG CCCACCCTGGAGATCACCCACCATGCCGGGAAGTCCCTGGACAGCTTCTGTAAGTGGCAGAAATCCATCGTGAACCGCAGCGGCCACGGTAACGCCATTCCGGAGAACGGTGTGGCCAACCACGACACAGCAGTGCTCATCACGCG CTATGACATCTGTATCTACAGGAACAAACCCTGTGGCACTCTAG GCCTGGCCCCCGTGGGCGGCATGTGCGAGCGCGAGAGGAGCTGCAGCATCAACGAGGACATCGGTCTGGCCACCGCCTTCACCATCGCCCACGAGATCGGACACAC GTTTGGCATGAACCACGACGGTGTAGGGAACAGCTGTGGGGCCCGTGGCCAGGACCCGGCCAAGCTCATGGCTGCCCACATCACCATGAAGACCAACCCTTTTGTGTGGTCGTCCTGCAGCCGCGACTACATCACCAGCTTTCTGGA CTCAGGCCTGGGGCTGTGCCTGAACAACCGGCCCCCCAGACAGGACTTCGTGTACCCCACGGTGGCACCCGGCCAGGCCTATGACGCAGACGAACAGTGCCGCTTCCAACATGGAGTCAAATCGCGTCAGTGTAAATACGGG GAGGTCTGCAGCGAGCTGTGGTGTCTGAGCAAGAGCAACCGGTGCATCACCAACAGCATACCGGCCGCCGAGGGCACGCTGTGCCAGACGCACACCATCGACAAGGGG TGGTGCTACAAGCGCGTGTGCGTCCCCTTCGGGTCGCGGCCGGAGGGCGTGGACGGGGCCTGGGGCCCGTGGACCCCGTGGGGCGACTGCAGCCGGACGTGCGGCGGCGGCGTGTCCTCCTCCAGCCGTCACTGCGACAGCCCCAG GCCAACAATCGGGGGCAAGTACTGCCTGGGTGAGAGACGGCGGCACCGCTCCTGCAACACCGAC gactGTCCCCCGGGCTCCCAGGACTTCCGGGAAATGCAGTGCTCTGAATTTGACAGCATCCCTTTCCGTGGAAAATTCTACACGTGGAAGACATACCGAGGAG GGGGCGTGAAGGCCTGCTCACTCACATGCCTGGCCGAAGGCTTCAACTTCTACACGGAGAGAGCGGCGGCCGTGGTGGACGGGACGCCCTGTCGCCCTGACACAGTGGACATTTGCGTCAGCGGCGAGTGCAAG cacgTGGGCTGCGACCGGGTCCTGGGTTCCGACCTGAGGGAGGACAAGTGTCGGGTTTGCGGTGGTGACGGCAGTGCCTGTGAAACCATTGAGGGGGTCTTCAGCCCAGCCTCGCCTGCAGCTG GGTATGAGGAAGTCGTCTGGATCCCCAAAGGCTCCGTCCACATCTTCATCCAGGACCTGAACCTCTCCCTCAGTCACCTGG CCCTGAAGGGGGACCAGGAATCCCTGCTGCTGGAGGGGCTGCCTGGGACCCCCCAGCCCCACCGCTTGCCCCTGGCTGGGACCACCTTTCAGCTGCGACAGGGGCCGGATCAGACGCAGAGCCTAGAAGCCTTGGGACCCATAAACGCATCCCTCATCGTCATG gtACTGGCCCGGACAGAGCTGGCTGCCCTCCGCTACCGCTTCAACGCGCCCATCGCCCGAGATGCGCTGCCTCCCTACTCCTGGCACTATGCGCCCTGGACCAAGTGCTCGGCCCAGTGTGCCGGCG GCAGCCAGGTGCAGGCCGTGGAGTGCCGCAATCAGCTGGACAGCTCGGCGGTGGCCCCCCACCATTGCAGCGCCCACAGCAAACTCCCCAAGAGGCAGCGCGCCTGCAACACGGAGCCTTGCCCGCCAGA ctgggTTGTAGGGAACTGGTCCCGCTGCAGCCGCAGCTGCGACGCGGGGGTGCGCAGCCGCTCAGTGGTGTGCCAGCGCCGCGTGTCGGCCGCCGAGGAGAAGGCGCTGGATGACAGCGCGTGCCCGCAGCCGCGCCCACCAGTTCTGGAGGCCTGCCAAGGCCCCGCGTGCCCGCCCGAATGGGCCGCCCTGGACTGGTCAGAG TGCACCCCCAGCTGCGGGCCAGGCCTCCGCCACCGCGTCGTCCTGTGCAAGAGCTCCGACCATCGCTCCACGCTGCCCCCTGCGCACTGCCCGCCCGCAGCCAAGCCGCCAGCCACCATGCGCTGCAACTTGCGCCGCTGTCCCCCGGCCCGCTGGGTGACAGGCGAGTGGGGCGAG TGCTCCGCACAGTGTGGGATCGGACAGCAACAGCGCGCGGTGCGCTGCTCCAGCCACACCGGCCAGCCGTCGCGTGAGTGCGCGGAGGCTCTGCGGCCCGCGTCCACGCAGCAGTGCGAAGCCAAGTGCGACAGCGCGCCCCCTGGGGACGGCCCCGAAG agTGCAAGGACGTGAACAAGGTCGCCTACTGCCCCCTGGTGCTCAAATTTCAGTTCTGCAGCAGAGTCTACTTCCGCCAGATGTGCTGCAAAACCTGCCATGGCCGCTAG
- the ADAMTS10 gene encoding A disintegrin and metalloproteinase with thrombospondin motifs 10 isoform X2 gives MAPAYQILRWALTLGLGLTFEVIHAFQSQDEFLSSLESYEIAFPTRVDHNGALLAFSPPTPRRQRRGTGPAPESRLYYKVAAPSTHFLLNLTRSPRLLAGHVSVEYWTREGLAWQRAARPHCLYAGHLQGQAGSSHVAISTCGGLHGLIAADEEEYLIEPLQGGPKGTQGPEDSGPHVVYKRSSLRHPHLDTACGVRDEKPWKGRPWWLRTLKPPPARPLGNETERGQPGLKRSVSRERYVETLVVADKMMVAYHGRRDVEQYVLAIMNIVAKLFQDSSLGNIVNILVTRLILLTEDQPTLEITHHAGKSLDSFCKWQKSIVNRSGHGNAIPENGVANHDTAVLITRYDICIYRNKPCGTLGLAPVGGMCERERSCSINEDIGLATAFTIAHEIGHTFGMNHDGVGNSCGARGQDPAKLMAAHITMKTNPFVWSSCSRDYITSFLDSGLGLCLNNRPPRQDFVYPTVAPGQAYDADEQCRFQHGVKSRQCKYGEVCSELWCLSKSNRCITNSIPAAEGTLCQTHTIDKGWCYKRVCVPFGSRPEGVDGAWGPWTPWGDCSRTCGGGVSSSSRHCDSPRPTIGGKYCLGERRRHRSCNTDDCPPGSQDFREMQCSEFDSIPFRGKFYTWKTYRGGGVKACSLTCLAEGFNFYTERAAAVVDGTPCRPDTVDICVSGECKHVGCDRVLGSDLREDKCRVCGGDGSACETIEGVFSPASPAAGYEEVVWIPKGSVHIFIQDLNLSLSHLALKGDQESLLLEGLPGTPQPHRLPLAGTTFQLRQGPDQTQSLEALGPINASLIVMVLARTELAALRYRFNAPIARDALPPYSWHYAPWTKCSAQCAGGSQVQAVECRNQLDSSAVAPHHCSAHSKLPKRQRACNTEPCPPDWVVGNWSRCSRSCDAGVRSRSVVCQRRVSAAEEKALDDSACPQPRPPVLEACQGPACPPEWAALDWSECTPSCGPGLRHRVVLCKSSDHRSTLPPAHCPPAAKPPATMRCNLRRCPPARWVTGEWGECGIGQQQRAVRCSSHTGQPSRECAEALRPASTQQCEAKCDSAPPGDGPEECKDVNKVAYCPLVLKFQFCSRVYFRQMCCKTCHGR, from the exons ATGGCTCCTGCCTACCAGATCCTCCGCTGGGCCCTTACCCTGGGGCTGGGCCTCACATTCGAAGTCATACACGCCTTCCAGTCTCAAG ATGAGTTCCTGTCCAGTCTGGAGAGCTATGAGATCGCCTTCCCCACGCGAGTGGACCACAATGGGGCCCTACTGGCCTTCTCGCCCCCCACGCCCCGGAGGCAGCGTCGGGGCACAGGGCCAGCCCCAGAGTCCCGCCTCTACTACAAGGTGGCCGCACCCAGCACCCACTTCCTGCTGAACCTGACCCGCAGCCCCCGCCTTCTAGCAGGGCACGTCTCCGTGGAGTACTGGACACGGGAGGGCCTGGCCTGGCagagggctgcccggccccactGCCTCTACGCCGGCCACCTGCAGGGCCAGGCTGGCAGCTCTCATGTGGCCATCAGCACCTGCGGGGGCCTG catggCCTGATTGCGGCAGATGAAGAAGAATATCTGATCGAACCCCTGCAAGGTGGCCCCAAGGGGACCCAGGGCCCAGAGGACAGTGGCCCCCATGTGGTGTACAAGCGCTCCTCTCTGCGTCACCCCCACCTGGACACAGCCTGTGGAGTGAGAG ATGAGAAGCCATGGAAGGGGAGGCCATGGTGGCTCCGTACCCTGAAGCCGCCCCCCGCCAGGCCCCTGGGGAATGAGACCGAGCGTGGCCAGCCAGGCCTGAAGCGCTCCGTCAGCCGCGAGCGCTACGTGGAGACCCTGGTGGTGGCTGACAAGATGATGGTGGCCTACCATGGGCGCCGAGACGTGGAACAGTACGTGCTGGCCATCATGAACATT GTTGCCAAACTTTTCCAGGACTCAAGTCTGGGAAACATCGTTAATATCCTGGTGACACGTCTCATCCTGCTCACCGAGGACCAG CCCACCCTGGAGATCACCCACCATGCCGGGAAGTCCCTGGACAGCTTCTGTAAGTGGCAGAAATCCATCGTGAACCGCAGCGGCCACGGTAACGCCATTCCGGAGAACGGTGTGGCCAACCACGACACAGCAGTGCTCATCACGCG CTATGACATCTGTATCTACAGGAACAAACCCTGTGGCACTCTAG GCCTGGCCCCCGTGGGCGGCATGTGCGAGCGCGAGAGGAGCTGCAGCATCAACGAGGACATCGGTCTGGCCACCGCCTTCACCATCGCCCACGAGATCGGACACAC GTTTGGCATGAACCACGACGGTGTAGGGAACAGCTGTGGGGCCCGTGGCCAGGACCCGGCCAAGCTCATGGCTGCCCACATCACCATGAAGACCAACCCTTTTGTGTGGTCGTCCTGCAGCCGCGACTACATCACCAGCTTTCTGGA CTCAGGCCTGGGGCTGTGCCTGAACAACCGGCCCCCCAGACAGGACTTCGTGTACCCCACGGTGGCACCCGGCCAGGCCTATGACGCAGACGAACAGTGCCGCTTCCAACATGGAGTCAAATCGCGTCAGTGTAAATACGGG GAGGTCTGCAGCGAGCTGTGGTGTCTGAGCAAGAGCAACCGGTGCATCACCAACAGCATACCGGCCGCCGAGGGCACGCTGTGCCAGACGCACACCATCGACAAGGGG TGGTGCTACAAGCGCGTGTGCGTCCCCTTCGGGTCGCGGCCGGAGGGCGTGGACGGGGCCTGGGGCCCGTGGACCCCGTGGGGCGACTGCAGCCGGACGTGCGGCGGCGGCGTGTCCTCCTCCAGCCGTCACTGCGACAGCCCCAG GCCAACAATCGGGGGCAAGTACTGCCTGGGTGAGAGACGGCGGCACCGCTCCTGCAACACCGAC gactGTCCCCCGGGCTCCCAGGACTTCCGGGAAATGCAGTGCTCTGAATTTGACAGCATCCCTTTCCGTGGAAAATTCTACACGTGGAAGACATACCGAGGAG GGGGCGTGAAGGCCTGCTCACTCACATGCCTGGCCGAAGGCTTCAACTTCTACACGGAGAGAGCGGCGGCCGTGGTGGACGGGACGCCCTGTCGCCCTGACACAGTGGACATTTGCGTCAGCGGCGAGTGCAAG cacgTGGGCTGCGACCGGGTCCTGGGTTCCGACCTGAGGGAGGACAAGTGTCGGGTTTGCGGTGGTGACGGCAGTGCCTGTGAAACCATTGAGGGGGTCTTCAGCCCAGCCTCGCCTGCAGCTG GGTATGAGGAAGTCGTCTGGATCCCCAAAGGCTCCGTCCACATCTTCATCCAGGACCTGAACCTCTCCCTCAGTCACCTGG CCCTGAAGGGGGACCAGGAATCCCTGCTGCTGGAGGGGCTGCCTGGGACCCCCCAGCCCCACCGCTTGCCCCTGGCTGGGACCACCTTTCAGCTGCGACAGGGGCCGGATCAGACGCAGAGCCTAGAAGCCTTGGGACCCATAAACGCATCCCTCATCGTCATG gtACTGGCCCGGACAGAGCTGGCTGCCCTCCGCTACCGCTTCAACGCGCCCATCGCCCGAGATGCGCTGCCTCCCTACTCCTGGCACTATGCGCCCTGGACCAAGTGCTCGGCCCAGTGTGCCGGCG GCAGCCAGGTGCAGGCCGTGGAGTGCCGCAATCAGCTGGACAGCTCGGCGGTGGCCCCCCACCATTGCAGCGCCCACAGCAAACTCCCCAAGAGGCAGCGCGCCTGCAACACGGAGCCTTGCCCGCCAGA ctgggTTGTAGGGAACTGGTCCCGCTGCAGCCGCAGCTGCGACGCGGGGGTGCGCAGCCGCTCAGTGGTGTGCCAGCGCCGCGTGTCGGCCGCCGAGGAGAAGGCGCTGGATGACAGCGCGTGCCCGCAGCCGCGCCCACCAGTTCTGGAGGCCTGCCAAGGCCCCGCGTGCCCGCCCGAATGGGCCGCCCTGGACTGGTCAGAG TGCACCCCCAGCTGCGGGCCAGGCCTCCGCCACCGCGTCGTCCTGTGCAAGAGCTCCGACCATCGCTCCACGCTGCCCCCTGCGCACTGCCCGCCCGCAGCCAAGCCGCCAGCCACCATGCGCTGCAACTTGCGCCGCTGTCCCCCGGCCCGCTGGGTGACAGGCGAGTGGGGCGAG TGTGGGATCGGACAGCAACAGCGCGCGGTGCGCTGCTCCAGCCACACCGGCCAGCCGTCGCGTGAGTGCGCGGAGGCTCTGCGGCCCGCGTCCACGCAGCAGTGCGAAGCCAAGTGCGACAGCGCGCCCCCTGGGGACGGCCCCGAAG agTGCAAGGACGTGAACAAGGTCGCCTACTGCCCCCTGGTGCTCAAATTTCAGTTCTGCAGCAGAGTCTACTTCCGCCAGATGTGCTGCAAAACCTGCCATGGCCGCTAG